A stretch of the bacterium genome encodes the following:
- a CDS encoding cupin domain-containing protein, with the protein MNGKHVFTSVRTLPGKEIMKGVTIKPLAGQQAMLMHAELAPTIEVPTHSHPHEQLGLVVEGELEFWIADEKRTLRPGDMYAIPGGTAHGLRTGKDRVILAEVFYPVREEYLK; encoded by the coding sequence ATGAACGGGAAGCACGTGTTTACATCAGTCAGGACGCTGCCCGGCAAGGAAATCATGAAGGGTGTGACCATCAAACCCCTCGCCGGTCAACAGGCGATGCTCATGCACGCGGAGTTGGCCCCGACCATCGAGGTCCCGACCCATTCCCACCCTCACGAACAACTCGGCTTGGTCGTTGAGGGCGAGCTTGAGTTCTGGATCGCGGACGAAAAGCGCACGCTGAGGCCGGGAGACATGTACGCGATCCCCGGCGGCACCGCCCACGGATTGCGCACCGGTAAGGACCGCGTGATACTGGCGGAAGTTTTCTACCCAGTTCGAGAGGAGTACCTCAAGTAA
- a CDS encoding O-antigen ligase family protein, translating into MAGSIALPRTWDRIGRALDWAILVAVLVLCAKIALEGLTLMPAAGFGGHRRLLADDERAALLIGAAALARWLLGGRALPAPLIGGLAAVTAVCLVSLARTTDIYATRDEIFFLVPAVVLALAITISLTDRAKTRALLVGLALIATAEAGIGLGQFVSGEQTPAYWLSRAFAAVIHTRIHGTLANPNVLGEFLLIGIGVSALLAMDLPGRARLLPGLTLALAVGALPLTYSRGAYAGLVVFVLSAGWLLWPVRRRAWPVLIVIVAVAGLMTLRFPAVGLRAESVTLDPQDTATSRLFIWRTAVRVWEAHRVWGTGIGTFNSVYSRYRPPGVMTTYAALRVPGSAHNDYLELLAETGVIGLLILWCAILWGLGRMASRFRRGDAEARIWLGTWTATAAAVGTTSMVDSTLFVISNSVMLIAFTAAVAAHESHDRPPLRFWQRLLALPLLIVLVELPPLLPSIEQATRLHAEATAQVQAGGYAEAVRLFSAAMTADPLNGIIPPYCGDLLADLYLRRIDSAMGPWWTGREQAADLYERAARLDPWEAYPRAALGRLRQAEGRYAEAAAALRQAIVLDPYAPAYRMWLGEALVGGGDRQEAIPPLREAIRLYPLELRSIESHEGHDARYLETQAEMVGAGRLLHKLETGLP; encoded by the coding sequence ATGGCTGGGTCGATAGCCCTTCCCCGGACCTGGGACAGGATCGGCCGGGCCCTCGACTGGGCGATCCTGGTGGCGGTGTTGGTCCTGTGCGCGAAGATCGCACTCGAGGGGCTCACCTTGATGCCGGCGGCGGGCTTCGGTGGGCACCGCCGCCTCCTGGCGGATGACGAGCGGGCCGCGCTCCTCATCGGCGCCGCCGCGCTCGCGCGGTGGCTTCTCGGCGGCAGGGCGCTGCCGGCCCCGCTGATCGGGGGGCTCGCGGCCGTTACCGCCGTGTGCTTGGTCTCGCTGGCGCGGACGACCGATATCTACGCTACCCGCGATGAGATCTTCTTTCTCGTTCCGGCCGTCGTCCTCGCCCTCGCGATCACCATCAGCCTCACCGACCGCGCCAAAACGCGGGCCCTCCTCGTGGGGCTCGCGCTGATCGCGACGGCGGAGGCGGGAATCGGCCTCGGGCAGTTCGTGAGCGGCGAGCAGACTCCGGCCTACTGGCTCAGCCGAGCCTTCGCCGCGGTGATCCACACCCGCATCCACGGCACGCTCGCAAATCCCAACGTCCTGGGGGAATTCCTCCTCATCGGCATCGGGGTGTCGGCGCTGCTCGCCATGGACCTTCCCGGCCGGGCCCGCCTGCTCCCGGGCCTGACGCTGGCCCTTGCGGTCGGCGCGCTCCCGCTCACCTACTCGCGCGGCGCGTACGCCGGCCTGGTGGTGTTCGTCCTCAGCGCCGGCTGGCTGCTGTGGCCGGTCCGGCGGCGCGCGTGGCCGGTGCTGATCGTCATCGTGGCCGTGGCCGGTTTGATGACGCTGCGGTTCCCCGCGGTGGGGCTGCGGGCCGAGAGCGTCACGCTCGACCCGCAGGACACGGCGACGAGCCGCCTCTTCATCTGGCGCACGGCCGTGCGGGTCTGGGAGGCGCACAGGGTCTGGGGGACGGGCATCGGCACATTCAATTCGGTCTATTCGCGGTACCGGCCGCCGGGGGTAATGACGACCTACGCCGCGCTGCGGGTTCCTGGGTCGGCGCACAACGATTACCTCGAGCTCCTCGCTGAAACGGGCGTGATCGGGCTCCTCATCCTGTGGTGCGCGATCCTGTGGGGTCTTGGGCGGATGGCTTCCCGGTTCCGCCGGGGCGACGCCGAGGCGCGCATCTGGCTTGGGACCTGGACTGCCACGGCCGCGGCGGTCGGGACGACGAGCATGGTGGACTCGACGCTCTTTGTCATCTCGAACAGCGTCATGCTGATCGCTTTCACCGCCGCGGTGGCCGCCCACGAATCGCACGACCGCCCCCCTCTGCGATTCTGGCAGCGGTTACTCGCGCTCCCCCTGCTGATCGTCCTTGTCGAACTGCCTCCGCTCCTTCCCTCGATCGAACAGGCCACGCGCCTGCACGCGGAGGCGACCGCGCAGGTGCAAGCCGGGGGGTACGCGGAGGCGGTACGCCTCTTCAGCGCCGCGATGACCGCCGATCCGCTCAACGGAATCATCCCACCGTACTGCGGCGATCTCCTGGCCGATCTCTACCTGCGCCGCATCGATTCGGCGATGGGACCGTGGTGGACAGGGAGGGAGCAGGCGGCCGACCTCTACGAGCGGGCCGCACGCTTGGATCCCTGGGAGGCCTACCCGCGGGCCGCCCTCGGCCGCCTGCGGCAGGCCGAAGGGCGCTACGCCGAAGCCGCTGCCGCCCTCCGACAGGCGATCGTCCTCGACCCCTACGCCCCCGCTTACCGGATGTGGCTGGGGGAGGCGCTCGTCGGCGGAGGCGACCGCCAGGAGGCCATCCCGCCGCTGCGGGAGGCGATTCGGCTGTATCCGCTCGAGTTGCGGTCGATCGAGAGTCACGAAGGGCACGACGCCCGGTACCTGGAGACCCAAGCGGAGATGGTGGGGGCCGGCCGTCTTCTCCACAAGCTTGAGACGGGGCTCCCCTGA
- a CDS encoding glucose 1-dehydrogenase, producing MADTSKAFSLEGQVAVVTGASRGIGRGIAAALGGAGADIVAVNREPAEALAHDLERMGRRCHQVPADLADPAQVETVIPRALAAAGRLDILVNNAGIAARGPAIDVAPNDWHRVIQVNLSAVFRLCQAAAREMLPRGRGKIINVASLMSFEGGILVSPYTATKGAVGQLTKALANEWAAHGINVNAIAPGYIATDLTRLLREDTTRNPAILARIPAGRWGRPEDLGGAAVFLASAASDYVHGTLLAVDGGWLGR from the coding sequence ATGGCCGACACCAGCAAGGCATTTTCCCTCGAAGGACAGGTCGCGGTGGTCACGGGAGCCAGCCGCGGGATCGGCCGCGGCATCGCCGCAGCGCTGGGAGGCGCCGGCGCGGACATCGTCGCGGTAAACCGCGAGCCCGCCGAGGCGCTCGCTCATGATCTGGAACGGATGGGGCGGCGGTGTCACCAAGTTCCCGCCGACCTCGCCGACCCGGCGCAAGTCGAAACGGTCATTCCCCGCGCGCTCGCCGCCGCGGGGCGGCTCGACATCCTGGTCAACAACGCCGGCATCGCCGCGCGCGGGCCCGCGATCGACGTCGCCCCCAACGACTGGCACCGAGTAATCCAGGTGAACCTCAGTGCGGTATTCCGCCTCTGCCAGGCGGCGGCGAGGGAGATGCTGCCCCGCGGACGCGGGAAAATCATCAACGTGGCCTCATTGATGAGCTTCGAGGGCGGGATTCTGGTCAGCCCGTACACGGCCACCAAGGGCGCGGTCGGACAACTGACCAAAGCGCTCGCCAATGAGTGGGCGGCGCACGGCATCAATGTGAACGCGATCGCGCCGGGATATATCGCCACCGATCTGACCCGCCTCCTTCGTGAGGACACCACTCGAAACCCGGCGATCCTCGCGCGGATCCCGGCGGGGCGGTGGGGGCGGCCCGAAGACCTGGGAGGCGCGGCGGTGTTCCTCGCATCCGCCGCCTCCGACTACGTGCACGGCACCCTCCTCGCCGTCGACGGTGGATGGCTGGGTCGATAG
- a CDS encoding sugar ABC transporter substrate-binding protein, translating into MKRSLVALVMVLLLTSGVRAAGPQARIEFWTISLQPYFTNYIQGLIDVYERAHPEISVHWIDVPAQAIEQKLLAAVAGGVSPDVVNLNTEGTLRMAEAHALVDVDAAVPAAARALYFPNIWDSTRYEGKVYGIPWYVVPNVLAYNRSLFHRAGLDPAHPPGSEDAFIQAATTIKERTGIYGFMPNVDGIRFLKIFQEDGLPILSPDRRRAVFDSPAHAQLLATYVALFKRDLFPTDTLQRGYVGATERYAAGQLAMLTTGPQFLLRVRSDSPDVYRDTAVAPYPLGRAHVLDLPTMELTVPLASRHRREAVEFGLYATNDRNQLAFSHLVVIFPSTRAAAADPFFTHAGASPEDRARVIAASELGFARDLTVVVPHSDELFRVFREAVEQAFYGRMTPRQALDWAVMEWNGRL; encoded by the coding sequence ATGAAACGCAGCCTCGTCGCCCTCGTGATGGTCCTCCTGCTCACCTCCGGTGTCCGGGCCGCGGGCCCCCAGGCCCGGATCGAGTTCTGGACGATTTCCCTCCAGCCGTACTTCACGAATTATATCCAAGGGTTGATCGACGTCTACGAGCGAGCCCATCCTGAGATCTCCGTTCACTGGATCGATGTCCCCGCCCAGGCGATCGAGCAAAAACTCCTCGCCGCCGTCGCCGGGGGGGTCAGCCCCGACGTCGTGAACCTCAACACCGAAGGCACGCTTCGGATGGCCGAGGCGCATGCGCTCGTGGACGTCGACGCCGCCGTGCCCGCGGCCGCGCGCGCCCTCTACTTCCCGAACATCTGGGACTCTACGCGGTACGAAGGGAAGGTCTACGGGATTCCGTGGTACGTCGTCCCCAACGTCCTCGCCTACAACCGCAGCCTGTTTCATCGGGCCGGACTGGATCCGGCACACCCGCCGGGATCCGAGGACGCGTTCATTCAAGCGGCGACGACGATCAAGGAACGCACGGGCATCTACGGGTTCATGCCCAACGTCGACGGGATTCGGTTCCTGAAGATCTTTCAGGAGGACGGCCTGCCGATCCTCAGCCCCGACCGTCGGCGCGCCGTCTTTGACAGCCCGGCGCACGCGCAGCTGCTCGCGACGTACGTCGCCCTGTTCAAGCGGGACCTCTTCCCCACGGACACCCTGCAGCGCGGCTACGTGGGGGCGACCGAGCGCTACGCGGCCGGGCAGCTCGCCATGCTCACGACGGGCCCGCAGTTTCTTCTGCGCGTGCGCAGCGACAGCCCGGACGTTTACCGCGATACCGCGGTGGCGCCCTATCCGCTGGGCCGCGCCCATGTCCTGGACCTCCCCACGATGGAACTGACGGTACCCCTGGCCAGCCGGCACCGGCGAGAGGCGGTGGAGTTCGGGCTGTACGCGACGAACGATCGCAACCAGCTCGCCTTCAGCCACCTCGTCGTGATCTTCCCCTCCACCCGGGCGGCGGCCGCGGACCCATTTTTCACGCATGCCGGCGCCAGCCCGGAGGATCGCGCCCGGGTGATCGCGGCGAGCGAGCTGGGCTTCGCCAGGGATCTCACGGTGGTCGTGCCGCACAGCGACGAATTGTTTCGGGTGTTCCGGGAGGCGGTGGAGCAGGCGTTCTATGGCCGGATGACGCCGCGGCAGGCGCTGGACTGGGCGGTCATGGAGTGGAACGGCCGACTCTAG
- a CDS encoding sugar ABC transporter permease, translated as MERPTLGPALPARAGGRRTLTAYLFLLPALLLLGTFTFYPVIFGTGLSLFDYNIISPPRFVGLANFHQLATDRYFWIALWNSIKYLAVVPVLQGCAILLALWVHRSARGIAWLRAAYYLPVVTSIVVVGILWRWMYDDAGLVNFVLLRLRLVASPIHWLSDPAIALYAVMFVTLWKGLGYYMVIYLAGLEAIPPGYAEAAAIDGATALQQLRRVTLPLLRPSILLATTLSGISALRVFEEVYVMTGGGPIYSTYTMFYYMFDQAFGALHLGYAAALGVVLAVVTVALSVVNFRLLREGGLSYY; from the coding sequence GTGGAACGGCCGACTCTAGGGCCGGCGCTCCCGGCTCGTGCGGGCGGCCGACGCACCCTCACGGCGTATCTGTTCCTTCTGCCGGCGCTCCTGCTGCTGGGGACGTTCACGTTCTATCCGGTGATCTTTGGCACCGGGTTGAGCCTCTTCGACTACAACATCATCAGCCCGCCCCGGTTCGTGGGGCTCGCCAATTTCCACCAGCTCGCAACCGATCGGTACTTCTGGATCGCCCTGTGGAACAGCATCAAGTATCTCGCGGTGGTCCCGGTGCTCCAAGGGTGCGCGATCCTGCTCGCGCTGTGGGTGCACCGCTCGGCTCGGGGAATTGCCTGGCTGCGCGCCGCCTACTACCTGCCGGTGGTCACCTCGATCGTGGTGGTCGGAATTCTCTGGCGGTGGATGTACGACGACGCGGGGCTCGTGAACTTCGTGCTCCTCCGCCTGCGGCTGGTGGCCTCCCCGATCCACTGGCTGTCGGATCCCGCGATCGCCCTCTACGCCGTGATGTTCGTCACGCTCTGGAAGGGGTTGGGCTACTACATGGTCATCTACCTCGCCGGGCTCGAGGCCATCCCACCGGGGTACGCCGAAGCCGCCGCGATCGACGGAGCCACCGCCCTGCAACAACTGCGGCGCGTGACGCTGCCGCTGCTCCGGCCGAGCATTCTGCTCGCGACCACGCTTTCGGGAATCTCCGCCCTCCGCGTGTTTGAGGAGGTGTACGTCATGACCGGCGGCGGGCCGATTTACTCGACGTATACGATGTTCTACTACATGTTCGATCAGGCGTTTGGCGCCCTCCACCTTGGCTACGCGGCCGCGCTGGGGGTGGTCCTGGCCGTGGTGACGGTGGCCCTCTCCGTCGTCAACTTCCGCCTGCTGCGCGAAGGAGGGCTCTCGTATTACTGA
- a CDS encoding carbohydrate ABC transporter permease has protein sequence MRVGALAQALALGLLAVATTFPFLWLLATSLRSTGTVFAFPPVLIPRPPTLANFAGVWATMPLARFFANTVYITGVGILLTLAVSALAGYPLARMRFPGRDLIFYAIVGSLMLPQHVGLILNFVTLIRLHLVDTYAAVYLPSAASVFGIFLLRQAYLTIPAEIEDAARIDGAGELRLWGQIMLPLVAPALATLAIIEFSGYWNSFLWPLIVLKSPDKYPLAVGLLYLSGLFATNTRYIAAGAVIMTLPMIVVFLLLQRYFLRGITVGALK, from the coding sequence ATGCGGGTCGGGGCGCTCGCCCAGGCCCTGGCGCTGGGCTTGCTCGCCGTGGCGACGACGTTCCCGTTCCTCTGGCTTCTGGCAACGTCGCTGCGCAGCACGGGGACGGTCTTCGCCTTCCCGCCGGTGCTGATCCCGCGCCCCCCCACCCTTGCCAACTTCGCCGGCGTATGGGCGACGATGCCGCTCGCCCGATTCTTCGCCAACACCGTCTACATCACCGGGGTGGGCATCTTGCTGACGCTCGCCGTGAGCGCGCTGGCCGGGTACCCGTTGGCGCGGATGCGGTTCCCCGGGCGGGACCTCATCTTCTACGCCATCGTGGGGAGCCTGATGCTGCCGCAGCATGTGGGCCTCATCCTGAACTTCGTGACCTTGATCCGGCTCCACCTGGTGGACACCTATGCGGCCGTCTACCTGCCGAGCGCGGCGAGCGTGTTCGGGATCTTCCTGCTCCGGCAGGCGTACCTGACGATCCCGGCGGAGATCGAAGATGCCGCGCGGATCGACGGCGCGGGCGAGCTCCGGCTGTGGGGACAGATCATGCTCCCCCTCGTCGCGCCGGCGCTCGCCACGCTGGCGATCATCGAATTCTCGGGCTACTGGAACTCGTTCCTCTGGCCCCTGATCGTGCTGAAGTCCCCCGACAAGTACCCGCTCGCCGTTGGGCTCCTCTACCTCTCCGGCTTGTTCGCCACCAATACCCGGTACATCGCGGCGGGCGCGGTCATCATGACCCTGCCGATGATCGTGGTGTTCCTGCTGCTCCAGCGGTACTTCCTGCGCGGCATTACGGTGGGGGCGCTGAAGTGA
- a CDS encoding DUF4127 family protein has product MRIAFLPIDERPITRRAFLALAGIAGVEVTTPPPALLGARRQPADVEALWRWVQTEAVDADVLIGSAELLIYGGLVPSRIGHETLDRCLGLAARFADARHRAPHRRLLLGASLLRLPSTPDATEEPTYWEEYGPQIFAYSYHADRFAQTEDRSSQELARAAQATVPPQILGDVLARRARNLTILLALVDQAARGELDALLIGQDDAAEFGLTRRDLRAVETSIAERGAGSRAWVTYGTDELAVRLLARTWLAAHRRTPGVRVIYAYRENRDAIPRYEGQALDRTVTSHIATIGARRVGEGEELTLFVNNPPQAQEEAPLQQPYDGAALAPFVDALAAASARGDPLAIADVRYSNGADRTFVQRVLDAPRAYGTLAYGGWNTASNTLGMVLAQALLPEGPACQAFTIERFLDDWAYQAGVRQRLAAEVVPRYPGAAPTHLGPAAEACAEAARAWLEREYVPALARCFGRRIAVAAVGFPWDRLFEVSLDVIVT; this is encoded by the coding sequence ATGCGGATCGCGTTTCTGCCGATCGACGAGCGGCCGATCACCCGCAGGGCGTTCCTTGCCCTCGCCGGGATCGCTGGGGTTGAGGTCACCACCCCGCCGCCCGCCCTGCTCGGCGCCCGCCGGCAGCCCGCCGACGTCGAAGCCCTCTGGCGCTGGGTCCAGACCGAGGCCGTGGACGCGGATGTGTTAATCGGCTCGGCGGAGCTCCTGATCTATGGCGGGCTCGTCCCGTCGCGGATCGGACACGAGACGCTCGACCGGTGCCTTGGGCTGGCCGCTCGGTTCGCGGACGCGCGGCACCGAGCGCCGCATCGGCGCCTCCTGCTGGGCGCCAGTCTCCTGCGGCTCCCGTCCACGCCGGATGCCACCGAGGAGCCGACGTACTGGGAGGAGTATGGCCCCCAGATCTTCGCGTACAGCTATCACGCCGACCGGTTTGCGCAGACCGAGGATCGATCCTCGCAGGAGCTGGCCCGAGCCGCCCAAGCTACCGTTCCCCCGCAGATTCTGGGGGACGTGCTCGCCCGCCGCGCCAGGAACCTCACGATCCTCCTCGCCCTCGTCGATCAGGCGGCGCGGGGAGAGTTGGACGCCCTGCTCATCGGTCAGGATGATGCCGCGGAGTTCGGGCTGACCCGCCGGGATCTCCGAGCGGTCGAGACCTCGATCGCCGAGCGGGGAGCCGGGTCGAGGGCGTGGGTGACGTACGGGACCGATGAGTTGGCGGTCCGGCTCCTGGCGCGGACGTGGCTCGCCGCCCACCGGCGGACCCCCGGCGTGCGGGTGATCTATGCGTACCGAGAAAACCGCGACGCGATTCCGCGCTACGAGGGTCAGGCGCTCGATCGCACCGTGACCTCGCACATCGCCACCATCGGCGCGCGCCGGGTGGGCGAGGGGGAGGAGTTGACCCTTTTTGTCAACAATCCGCCGCAGGCGCAGGAGGAGGCCCCGCTCCAGCAACCGTATGACGGGGCGGCCCTCGCGCCGTTCGTGGACGCGCTGGCCGCCGCGTCGGCGCGCGGGGACCCCCTGGCCATCGCCGACGTCCGGTACAGCAACGGCGCGGACCGGACATTTGTGCAGCGCGTGCTCGACGCCCCTCGCGCCTACGGGACCCTGGCCTACGGCGGGTGGAACACCGCGAGCAATACGCTGGGGATGGTGCTCGCCCAAGCGCTCCTGCCCGAGGGGCCGGCGTGCCAGGCGTTCACCATCGAACGGTTCCTGGACGATTGGGCCTACCAGGCCGGAGTCCGCCAGCGCCTTGCCGCGGAGGTGGTCCCCCGCTATCCCGGGGCCGCCCCGACGCACCTGGGCCCGGCGGCCGAGGCGTGCGCGGAGGCGGCGCGCGCCTGGCTGGAACGCGAGTACGTCCCGGCGCTCGCGAGGTGTTTCGGGCGCCGGATCGCCGTGGCGGCGGTGGGGTTTCCCTGGGACCGTTTATTCGAAGTCTCGCTCGATGTCATCGTCACGTGA
- a CDS encoding GNAT family N-acetyltransferase: MSAGERFEVIPYRAEALPQVIAVWNAALGESFRLREALFVQNTLRDPHFDPAGCWVARAPVEGAVIGVGLAKVAREPLGADGLLPDRGWVSALVVHPAWQRRRIGRRLLAAAESYLAAHGRRRVLLGSDPGHFFPGVPGTGPALAFFAGAGYRLEGDAYDLHRRIGEYTTPLAVAAAVAAHPQLEIRPLRAGEESRLLAFLGDAFPGRWRYTMDRALTAGMPIRDVMGVVRAGAVSGFAQLFHPASRWIGPSIAWPLDRAARAGGLGPMGLAPALRGRGLGLALVDRAILHLRALGIEEMIIDWTGLTEFYGRLGFVPLRHYRHGEKTLQVEEA, encoded by the coding sequence GTGAGCGCCGGGGAACGCTTCGAGGTCATCCCCTACCGCGCGGAGGCACTTCCCCAGGTGATCGCGGTGTGGAACGCCGCGCTCGGCGAGTCGTTCCGACTCCGCGAGGCCCTCTTCGTGCAGAATACGCTCCGCGATCCCCACTTCGATCCCGCCGGGTGCTGGGTGGCCCGGGCTCCGGTCGAGGGCGCGGTGATCGGGGTGGGGCTGGCGAAGGTCGCCCGCGAGCCGCTGGGGGCCGACGGCCTCCTGCCGGATCGCGGTTGGGTCAGCGCGCTCGTCGTACATCCCGCCTGGCAGCGCCGCCGGATCGGACGGCGTTTGCTGGCGGCCGCCGAGTCCTACCTCGCTGCCCACGGCCGGCGGCGCGTCTTGCTCGGAAGCGATCCTGGGCATTTCTTTCCCGGGGTTCCCGGCACGGGCCCGGCGCTCGCCTTCTTTGCCGGGGCCGGGTACCGGCTTGAGGGGGATGCCTATGATCTACACAGGCGGATCGGCGAGTACACCACGCCCCTCGCGGTGGCCGCGGCGGTGGCCGCTCACCCGCAGCTGGAGATCCGACCGCTCCGGGCCGGGGAGGAGTCCCGGCTGCTGGCGTTTTTGGGCGACGCCTTCCCCGGCCGCTGGCGGTATACGATGGACCGCGCGCTCACGGCGGGGATGCCGATCCGAGACGTGATGGGAGTCGTGCGCGCGGGCGCGGTCTCCGGATTCGCTCAGCTCTTCCACCCCGCGTCCCGGTGGATCGGGCCCAGCATCGCCTGGCCGCTCGACCGGGCGGCCCGGGCCGGCGGGCTCGGCCCGATGGGGCTGGCTCCCGCCCTCCGGGGCCGCGGGCTGGGGCTCGCGCTCGTCGATCGGGCGATCCTGCACCTTCGGGCGCTCGGCATCGAGGAGATGATCATCGACTGGACGGGCCTCACCGAATTCTACGGGCGGCTGGGATTCGTCCCGCTGCGGCACTACCGACATGGGGAGAAGACCTTGCAGGTGGAGGAGGCGTGA
- the nagZ gene encoding beta-N-acetylhexosaminidase, protein MADRDLVGQLFMVDFDGFAPSEGIERLVTVGGVGGVILFDKNVQDAEQVAALTNALQGVAAAAGCSPLLVGVDQEGGPVVRLRGTHFPSAMAFGAAGSEALVAAAAEVTARELRAVGIHLNFAPVLDVNSNPANPVIGVRSYGEDPALVGRLGVRAATAMQAGGVLAAGKHFPGHGDTALDSHLALPAVTHSRARLEAVELRPFREAIRAGVAAVMTAHIVYPAVDPERPATLSPAVIAVLRDDLGFAGLVVSDSMRMRAIADHLSPGEAAVRAVLAGVDLILACGPAEAQWEALEAVRAAAAAGRIPATRIAAAAQRVLAAKQRLRLPERALVGAADVRFRVGLPEDRLLADRVARAAATLVRDHRGLLPLPAGPVAVAAGAAPRSTIEQLAEAIRATGRTAPIAILDEPDISAWTGPLVVPLGDLPGDRYSPAAVAAIHHRALGPHPTVAVATGVPYPLGGFPAQAACLAVYGADPSSLRAAAAVLVGAGSAGGNLPVTVADHT, encoded by the coding sequence ATGGCTGACCGCGACTTGGTGGGGCAGCTCTTCATGGTCGACTTCGACGGATTTGCCCCCTCCGAAGGGATCGAGCGGCTGGTGACGGTGGGGGGGGTTGGCGGCGTCATCCTGTTTGACAAGAACGTCCAGGACGCCGAGCAGGTCGCAGCGCTCACCAATGCACTTCAGGGGGTGGCGGCGGCGGCCGGGTGCTCCCCCCTGCTGGTGGGCGTCGATCAGGAAGGCGGTCCGGTCGTCCGGCTGCGCGGGACCCACTTTCCGAGCGCGATGGCCTTCGGAGCCGCGGGGAGCGAAGCACTGGTGGCCGCCGCCGCCGAGGTCACGGCCCGAGAGTTGAGGGCGGTCGGGATTCACCTGAACTTCGCCCCCGTCCTGGATGTCAACAGCAACCCCGCCAACCCGGTGATCGGCGTGCGTTCGTACGGAGAGGATCCGGCCCTGGTGGGGCGATTGGGGGTTCGGGCGGCGACGGCGATGCAGGCCGGCGGGGTGCTGGCGGCGGGAAAGCATTTCCCCGGCCACGGAGACACGGCCCTGGACTCCCATCTGGCATTGCCCGCGGTCACGCACTCGCGCGCGCGCCTCGAGGCGGTGGAACTGCGGCCGTTTCGCGAGGCGATTCGCGCGGGGGTGGCGGCCGTGATGACGGCGCATATCGTGTACCCGGCGGTCGACCCCGAGCGCCCGGCCACCCTGTCTCCGGCAGTGATCGCTGTGCTGAGAGATGACCTGGGATTTGCCGGGCTGGTGGTAAGCGATTCGATGCGGATGCGCGCGATCGCCGATCACCTGTCCCCGGGAGAAGCGGCGGTGCGGGCCGTGCTCGCCGGGGTCGATCTGATCCTCGCCTGCGGCCCCGCGGAAGCCCAGTGGGAGGCGCTGGAGGCTGTCCGCGCCGCGGCCGCTGCAGGACGCATCCCGGCGACGCGGATCGCCGCGGCCGCCCAGCGGGTGCTCGCCGCAAAACAGCGCCTCAGACTTCCCGAGCGCGCGCTGGTCGGGGCCGCCGACGTGCGCTTCCGGGTGGGCCTTCCCGAGGATCGGCTCCTCGCCGACCGCGTCGCGCGGGCTGCGGCGACGCTCGTCCGGGATCATCGGGGGCTCCTGCCCCTTCCCGCGGGGCCGGTCGCGGTCGCCGCGGGGGCGGCGCCGCGCAGCACCATCGAGCAGCTGGCGGAGGCCATCCGCGCCACCGGCCGGACGGCCCCCATCGCTATCCTCGACGAGCCGGATATCTCCGCGTGGACGGGCCCCTTGGTGGTCCCCTTGGGTGACCTTCCCGGTGACCGGTATTCGCCCGCCGCCGTGGCGGCGATCCACCACAGGGCCCTCGGACCGCATCCGACGGTGGCGGTTGCCACCGGGGTCCCCTATCCGCTCGGCGGATTCCCGGCGCAGGCGGCCTGTCTGGCTGTGTACGGCGCGGACCCTTCTTCCCTCAGAGCGGCGGCCGCCGTGCTGGTCGGAGCCGGCTCCGCCGGGGGGAATCTCCCGGTGACCGTGGCGGACCACACTTAG